A single genomic interval of Bradyrhizobium sp. sBnM-33 harbors:
- a CDS encoding GNAT family N-acetyltransferase gives MVTTREVSVDDVTTVTHMVAALLAELEGGQVQAGLDTQLAVDLLIKERVYGFLAFAEARPVGIIMLSESAALFARGTYGIITELYVVPDQRSSGIAMRLIEAAVSLGTVKGWGQLELGAPRQPTWSRNRSLAFYLKAGFAEIGPRLKLPLHGLGQSIFAERWPVSQGVRTGRLASGPFLERRDSSNRLLKKSLAGRRLA, from the coding sequence ATGGTGACCACGCGCGAAGTGTCTGTCGATGACGTCACAACGGTAACCCACATGGTTGCTGCCCTACTTGCCGAACTTGAGGGCGGCCAAGTGCAGGCCGGACTAGATACCCAGCTTGCTGTCGACCTCCTCATAAAAGAGCGCGTCTATGGGTTTCTTGCTTTCGCGGAGGCTCGTCCTGTGGGCATCATCATGTTGTCGGAAAGCGCGGCCCTTTTTGCGCGCGGAACCTACGGCATCATTACCGAACTCTACGTGGTGCCGGACCAGCGATCGTCTGGGATCGCGATGCGCCTCATTGAGGCTGCCGTGAGCCTGGGGACGGTAAAAGGCTGGGGTCAGCTTGAACTGGGGGCGCCGAGGCAGCCGACGTGGAGCCGCAACCGCAGCTTGGCCTTCTACTTGAAGGCCGGTTTTGCAGAGATCGGCCCACGCCTCAAGTTGCCGTTGCACGGCCTTGGCCAGAGCATTTTCGCCGAACGCTGGCCAGTCTCCCAGGGCGTCCGGACAGGAAGGCTTGCGAGCGGGCCGTTTCTCGAACGTCGCGATAGCTCTAACAGGTTGTTGAAGAAGTCACTAGCGGGCAGGCGTTTGGCATAA